Genomic window (Chthonomonas sp.):
TTTTGCACACGACCGGTGGTGAGCAAACTGGCCAAAGCAACAATCTTGGCTACCCGAGAAATTCAGGATTCAACCCCGAGCCCTGGCAGAATATTGGGGCCAAGTACACCCTCATGGGGGCTGCGCCTGTGCCGGAGCCGGGGGGGATGGTTGGCTTGCTGGCTGGACTTGCGATGTTGATTCGCCGGCGCGGCTAGGTCGGCCCGACCCAACCCCGCGCAAAGCGTTCTGAACCCAACTTCCGCCGCGTCGGCCCATGGCCACTCCCCCGGACTCGCTCGCAAGGCTCGCATCGTCCTCCCGCCCCGACGCGGCTGAACTCGCCCCTGAAGATGGGGGCAGAGAGGAAGGCGAAAGTCATCCGGCCGGAGCCGGGGGGATGGTTGGCTTGCTCGCTGGACTGGGGATGGTGATTCGCCGGCGCGGCTAGATCGGCCCCGACACAACCCCGCGCAAAGCGTTCAAAAACCACTTCCCGCCGCGTCGGCCCAAGGCCACTCCCCCGGACTCGCTCGCGGGGCTCGCGACGTCCTCCCGCCCCGACACGGCTAGGGCTGGCGTAAGAGTGAAGCTTTGTCGAGGGCGAAAGCCTTTCACCGACGCGGCTGAGCTGGCCCTGAAAGTTGGAGCAAAGTGGCTGGGGAAGGAGCGCAAGCCGGACTCGCTCGCGGGGCTCGCGTCGTCCTCCCGCCCCGACGCGGCTGGTGCTGGCACAGCGAAAGGAATGGGTGGCTGGCGAAAGTGCGCAAGCCGGACTTGCTCGCTAGGCTCGCGTCGTCCTCCCGCCCCGACGCGGCTAATGCTGGCCCTGAAAAGTGCAATAGCCTGCGAAAGAGCGCAAGTCAACGCACGCAAAAGTCGGCAATCCCGAGAGGGAACCACGAGAGGAAGCTATGCGGATGGCAAGAATCGTCCACCCTTCGGCCAAACGAAAGCCCAAACCCCATCCAACCCGCTACCGGCGGGGAAACAGCTGCGCCGTGCGGCGCGCGAGAATCTTATCCAGCTCAGCCAAGTCCTTGGCCGCCGAGGCGGCGTCTTTCCCCTTGCGGCGCTTGATCACCCCACCCGCGATTGTATAAGTCAAGCGCTCCGTCTTTACATATTTCTTCCCGCTAAACGTCAGGCGGTACACGCCCGTGTTCGCCGGGCGGGGAGAGATCAGGTTCCCCAGCGAGTAATGGATCGGCTGGCCGCCCACGATCTCGGAGCCTTGCAGCACGTGCGGATGCGCGCCGACGACCGCGTCGGCGCCCGCCGCGATCATCGCTCGTCCCAAACGGAGTTGCCAGTCTTTGGGCAGGCGGGCCCGCTCGTCGCCCCAGTGAGGCGCAACAATCAGCACATCGCACCGCTTGCGCGCCGCAAGAATACGATTGGTCAAGTCCTTTAGGTTCTTTTCATCCAGCGCGCCGCCGTAGTTGAGCGTCGCGATGCCGGGGGTTTTTGCGCTCGCCGGGCCGCACGTGTTGAGCGCGCCCGCGCCGACAAAGCAAAGGTAGCTGAGCATGCCCACTCGGATTCCATAGCGATTGCGGAACACGGCCACCTCGTTCGCCGCAACCACATTCGCGCCCGCGCCGCTATGCGCAATGCCCGCCTTGTCCAGCAGCCCCAGCATCTGATTCAGCCCTTTCGCGCCGTAATCCATGGCGTGATTGTTCGCCAAACTCACCAGATCCAAACCCATGCTGGTGAGCGTTGAAACATGACCGGGATCCGCCTTGAGGACGAACTGCCGCTTCGCTTTGAGGTCAGCGGCCGACTTGCGCGGCGTCACGGTTTTGGCGTCCGTCAGCGGAATCTCGAGGTTGGCGTAAGCCACGTCCGCGGTGCGAAACAGCTGCGCGACGCCCGCCATCGGCTTGCTCTTCGGCGTGATCGCATTGAGCATCAGGTCGCCGCCCACCACGAGGGTCCAAGTGGGGGGAGCGAGAGCGATGGCCGCGGCAATGAGCATCGCGCCTAGTTTACAAGGTCGCCGCTGGCGGTCGGAGGGAGTGATGCAAACGCTTCGAATTGTTTCGCCCGTCACGACCAGCGCGCTCAGCCCGACCTCGGCCACGCCCATCGCCCTGCCCGCTGGCTCAGGCAACGGCGTGATTCTGCACAACCCGATCGCCGGATCGCGGGTGGCCCTGACCTTGAGCGGCCCCGATGAATCCGCGCCCGCCACCGTGGATGGCTCCAATCAGTTGTTTGTGCTAGCCGCCGGAGCGTCGCTTGCGCTCGACCTCACCGATAACGTGCGCATTTTCGCCCAGTGCGATGTCGCGGGCGGGCAGGTCAACGCCGCGCTCGCGGGTGGTTAGATCAACGCCAGAGCCGCCGCGCCAAGAATGCCGGCGTCGTCAATTTCCTTGGCCTGCACAATCGTGGCGAAGTCAAACAGGTTGGGGATCGCGACATTGCGGGCCGCGCGTCGGGCCGGGCCGAGAATAAACTCGCCGGCCTTAGCGATTTGGCCGCCGACGGCCACCACGTCCGGCGCAAAAATGTTGATGAACGAGCCGATGCCTTGACCGAGGAAGGTGCCGACTTCCTCGAACACCTCAATCGCGAGTTCGTCGCCGGCTTCGCAGGCCTTGGAGATGAGGCTCGGGCTGACCAGGTTCAAATCGCCGCCGGTCAGTTGGTGCAGCACCGAATCGCGGCCCCGGTTGAGGCGGTGCTGGGCGCGGCGGATGATGCTGTCGCGCTGACAATAGGCTTCGAGGCTGCCGTAGCTCCCAGCCGGGCAATCCAGCCCGCTCGGGTTGAGGCTGAGGTGGCCGCATTCCGCGCCGCCCTTGTTGCCGCCAAGCAGCACGATCGGGCCGCGAGCGTCGCCTTGCACGGAGCCCGGTCCCATCACGATTCCGCCGCCCACGCCGGTGCCCAAGGTGAGCATCACCAGGCACTTGGCGCGGTTTTCGCCCGAGCCAAATCGATATTCGCCGAGCGCGGCCAGGTTCGCGTCATTGCCCATGCACACCGGAATCGAGAGCCGCTCACGCAGCATTGCGCCGACCGGCACGTCCTTCCAATACTTAAAAACGCTGCCTTCGTAGTGGCCAAAGTTCGGCGCCCAAAAGACCATGCCGCTCACGTCGTCCACAAATCCCGGGATGGCGAGGCCGACTCTTTCCGGCGTGGTATCGGTGTCGTTAATCGCTTGCTCAATCACCTCGTTGAGCGCTTCGATGATGGCTTCAGTGCCTTCCTGAGCGCGGCTCGGAATCTCTTGCCGTTCGCCCTGGGGATTGCCAGCTTCGTCCAGCACTTGCGCGCGCACGTTGGTGCCGCCCAAATCCACGCCGACCACGGTCCGCATCAGGCGTCACCGCCTTCGAGGTTGGTCAGCATTTGGTCCAACACTCGCGCGACCACGCTCAGTTCGGTTTCAGTAATTCCCTTTAGCATCTGTTCTTCAATTGCGCCAATGTCGCGCACCATCAGCTTCACCGCGGCCTTCCCGGCGGGGGTCAGCAACACGCGCTTAGAGCGTCGGTCGCGCCGATCGTCCACTTGCTCAATCAGGCCCAATCGCAGGTGCAGTTGGATGGCCTCGGTGAGGGTTGGCGGAGTGATGGCGAGCCGCCGCGCAACCTCCGCCTGCACCAAGCCTCGGGCGTGGCCGTACAGCGTGGTGAGCAGTTGGAACGTGGCCCAACGATACCCCCGGGCCCGCAGCTTTGGCTCAATCGCACTGGATTGCGCGTCGTGCAAAATTGCGATTCGCGCCAAAATTTCTTGTCCGGCCATAAGCAAGTTTGTACCTGATTGTTTCGGTCGGCGAATGTTTCCTGGGGTGAGCCGCTAGGTTGAACAACTTTTAACATGCGCGGCTCGTAGTAGCTAGCAATGCCGGACTTTATCCAAGATATGTTGGAGCCGTCGCGCCGCATCCTGCTTTGCGAATTGCTGGATGGAGCGCGAACGGTGACGCAACTGGTGGATGCGACCGGCATGAAGCAGCCGAATGTCAGCAATCACCTGGCCAAGTTGCGCGAACGCGATATCGTGCAGTCGAGCAAGATCGGCCGCCAGGTCTATTACAGTTTGCAGGGCTACGATATTGAGGTCGTGGTGCGCAACCTAATGATTCGTCAGGAAGAACCGCCGGTTGTTCCCGACGACGAGGTCGCGCTGAAGATCGCGCGCGCTGCGACCGCAGGCGACGACGAATCCGCAGCGCGGCTGATTGATCAGTACATGCGCGCGCATCGCGATGTGATCAAAGCCTACGAAGACATTTTTGGGGCGGCGTTTTACTACATCGGCAAGTGGTTTGAGGTGCAGGCGATTGACGTGGCGCAGGAGCACCTGGCGACCGCGATTCTGGAACGGCTGATGTCGCGGGTGATGCACTATGCCGCGGTGCCACCGGCCACCGGGCCGAAGGCGATTTTAGCGTGCGTGCCCGAGAACTATCACACCATTGGGCTTCGCATGCTCAGCGACTGTTTGCGCCTGCACGGTTGGCACACGTTTTACTTGGGGGCCAATGTGCCGCTGGCGAGCCTCACGACTCGCGTGGCCGAGGTGCAACCCGACCTGCTCCTACTGAGCGTGACCACTGGTGAGCAGTTGCCGGCATTGAGCGAAGTTGTGGACGCGCTCGTGCGCGAACGGGCGCGCCTAGAGCTCACCACGCGCATTGGCGTGGGCGGTCAAGGGACTCGCTTGCCCGAGGCGAGCGAAGTGCTCAAGCGGGTTGATTTCACCGCTAATACGCTCGGCGAATTTAACCAGCTCGTCCCGACTTTGGCTTAGGCGTTCGCTTGGGCTGCGGGCTCGGAATCTTCTTATCCGCCCACGCCTTGGCGCTCACTCCGAGTACGGCCAGAAGGCTAAGCACGAGCCCAACGTTGACCCACGAGGGGCCACTTGCCGCGTGCTTGCTCGCTTCGGTCGCTTCCACCAGAGTCTGGCGCGAGGCAACCGCGATGTTGCTTTGCGCGCGCTCGGACGCCATGGCCGGAGCCACCGGCTGGGGCGCCGCCGCCTTAAAATCCTTGACCTCGCCCATCGTCGCCTGGTGCGCCTGATCCTTCACCAAGCGCTCGTCGGTCACTTCCGGCACGGGCTTGAAGTTCGGATCGCGAATGATGCCGCCCGCCTTGGCGGTCGCGCCGATGGCCACGACGGCCAAGGCGAACAGGAGCGTTCGGAGCGTGGTTGCTTTGTTCTTCATCACCATTGGAAACCTCGGTCTTGCCATGTGCTGCGGAGCAACACTGGGCTGCGCGGCAGTTGAATGTCAACGATCGGCTGATTGGTCAGTTGACGCTCGCGAATGCGGTTGTCGTAGTTCATTTTAAGCGGCAGGCTATAGGTCACCAGCGCCTCGTCTTTGCTGATGAGGGTGCCGTTGAACGTGACGCCGCCGCCGCCAGTGCCGATGTTTCCGCCGCCGACGAAGTTGGAATACAGAATCCCGTCAACCCGATTCACACCCGAGGAGATCGCATCAAGCGCGTTGTCGCCGAAGACGCTTTGGTACTTTTTGTAGCCGGTGCCGTCGGTTTGCGTGCCGTCGTAAGCCGGAATCAGCGTCCCGTCATCGGCGTAACGCGCCTTGGTAAACGGCGGTTTCATGTAGTACAGCGGATACGGATCCGAAAACTGCTTCGGGTTGCCCATGATGACCGACCCGCTGGCGCAGAGCGCGACTAGGTCCTTCTTTTCGTTGGCCTGCTCGGTCGCGAGCGGAGACCCGCGGAAGTCGGGCGGATTGACATACTGCCAGCTGCCGACGATGTGCACGTTGCGGCCTGCGTACAGGGTGCCCTGGCCCTGGACGTAGCCCTTCACGACGACATCTTGCGTAAACGTGACGGGGCCGTGGACCTTCACCGGTTTGCTCGAAGTGCCGACAAGGATGGCCGAGCCGGTCACCACGCCGTTGGTCGAAATGCGTTGATATGAGTTTGTGCTGCTATTCCAGACCTCCACGTACGGTTGCTGCCCAAAGTTGGGGTTGGCCGTGCCGTCGGCGAACGTCGCCTTGGGGTTGGTGTAGGTTTGGCTCAACGTTTGGTAACGCGAAATGTTTTGCAGGTCGGGCATGATCAGCTCCTGCGAGGGGTTCGTGTCGAGCGTCGTATGCGTCGCCGTCGAACCGGTGCGGACCCACGCTTTGGTGCCGCTGGCGTCGAACTTCACCGCACCCGAGGTGCGTCCGGCCGAGATCGCGCCCGTGGATTGAAACACGAAATCGCGCCACGTTTCGTAGTCGGACGTGCCCGCCGCGCCGTGCACGGTGCTGTCGTAACCCGGTCGGGTCGCGGCATCCACCTTCGAGCGATACGTCGCGTCGTCCATCTTGAACGGCGATCCATTGATCAGGCCGGGCGCGGCCGGGATCAGTTTGTCGTTGGCCGCGGCCACAATCGAGCCGTTGACGGTAGGGTCGCCGCCGCTAAAATCGAAGTTGCCGTTGGCGCGCATGTCGCCGTTCACCACGAGGTCGTTTTGGCCGAAGCCGCTCATCCACCCGTAGTTGTTGACAAAGTACGTGTAGTCAAAAACGGCGCTGCGGGCGAGCTCGTAGCGGGCTTGCACGTCCACGATTTTGCGGGCCTCGTTGGTATCGAGTACGCCGTCATTGTCGGCATCCACCCAGCCGACGGCGCGGATCGTGACATTTCGCACGTAAGTGTTGCCGGTTGGGGTTGAGTAGCCCACCACGCCGCTGCTAAAGCGACCGACGCCATCGAGACTGCCCGACTGCGTGGACAAGGGATTGTTGATGGTTGCGCCCGTACAGGCCGCGTCCATTGCCGTGAACGTCTGGTTCGCGCGGAACGGTCGCCACAGCGAGCGGAGCGAGCTCTGCACACCCGCTTCGCAAAGTCCGGTGGTCTGCACATCCACGGCTTGGCGACGCGCCAGGCGGTTGGTTTGCGTGGCGCTATCCAGGTAGCTGCCGGTCGCAAACGTCAGGAGCATCAGCACCGAAAACGCGGCGATGAGAGCAAAGCCACGGTCTTTCTTGGTGCGATTCCTTCGAGGTCGAATTTGTTGCAGGGTCATCGGGTGGTCACCGGGATATTGCGGAGAAAAAAGGTCTCCGCGGTGAGGGTTTTTTGGCGCTCGGAATTGCGCCCGGCGTTGTCGGTGGTCAGCCGCATCTTCAGTTCGCGGATGACGGTGCCGTCGCCAGCGGTGAAAATTTGGTAGCTGTTGCCGCTGCTTGGGTTGATGTTGCTCACGTTGGTGGCGAGCGTTCGCATGGAAGCCGAGGGGCCGTATTCGATGCGCCCGACCGTGCTCACCACGCGGTACTGCACGCGGCGGGTAACGCCATCCCAGGTCATCGGCTGCACGTAAAGGCCGGTGCCATCCTTGAGCGGAAGCTTGTAGTTGAGGCCCAGGCCGTTCGCGTCGAGCGTGACCTCCATGGCTTCTTTGAGTTCGGAACTGATGACGCGGATGGATTTTTGGCCATCCACATTGCTATCAATTGCGCCTTGGCCCTTGGACCAACCGTACATGCCCATGACCAGCGTGGAGACCGTGCCGAACACCACGAGCACGCCCAGCGAGGACGCCACCATGGTTTCGACCAGAGTAAACGCTTGAGACTTTCGACGTTTCATAAGTTGGCCACCAGGGTTCCCACCCGCACGGTTCGGGTTTGTCCACGGTCGCTGTACTGCACCGTCACGATCACCCGGCGAAGGTCAAGGTCGGCTTGCTCAACCCGGATTTGGCCGGTGCCCGAGGGCAACACTTGGCTGACGGCTTCGTTCGTGCCGTTTCCGACGGCGGTGAAGCTGTAGGTATCGGCGGCGATGGGCGTCACCGAATCGATGAGTCCCTCGGTTTGCAGAGCCGCGGCGCTGAGATTGGGATAGCCAGTGCCACGCACGCGTTCGAGTTGCTGCTGTGCCAGGTTGGTCGCCTTGCCGAGCAGGTCGGCTTTGATGCGACTTTGCGTTGCGACCGGGAGAGATGCGCTGACAATGACGGCGCACAAGGAAGCCAGGAAGACTCCTAAAAGTACTTCCACAAACGAGAAACCCCTATTCTTTGGTGCTCGACGGCGGTTCATCTACATCTATCCCTACAAGTGATGTTCCATAGATGCCTGAAGAACTTAACCTAGTAGTTGTGCGGCAATGTGCAAAAAAACAAAAGCCCCGGAGAATGACCGGGGCTGATGAATCGTTGGCGCACGGGCTTGTTGTTCCCCATGCAAAAGCGACGTTCACATAGCAAATTAGCCCCGGATAAACCGGGGCTAACAAGCATGAGTCGTTCCTTACGGAAGTGCGTGGCGAGCGTCGCTCGTCGAGTAGGTGCAAGTGGGGTTAGAGCCGACGGTCGCGATGCCGTAAGTACCACCCGACGGACAGGCCGGCATCGTGCGAATGTAGTTCGGCACAATGTTGGCTTGGGTGACAGTTGCACCCGAACCAAGTCGGTTTTCCATCGCGTACTGCTCCTTAGCCGAGTCAATTTGCTTGAGGTTGGCCACACAGGTCGATGCACGGCTTGTATCGCGAGCACGAACGAAGTTCGGGACGGCGATGGCCAGCAGGATGCCGATGATCATGACCACGATCATGATTTCAATCAGCGTAAAGCCTTTGTTCTTCTTGATGTTCTTCATAGGTTTCCGGTACCTTCCGAGAGAGAGAGGTATATCCTCCCTCCTTGAATTCCTTGGATTGATCCTGTGAAGACCTCGTAAGAATACGAGACTCGTGAGAATCTCCCCACAAGTCTTGTCGGACAAGTGTCTTGAGATCTTTAGCCTGAAACCTTCAGGCAGGCTGTGACGTTCTAACCCATTGATGCGAAGAATCCGCAATTTTGCCGTTGCCACCACGCTGGTTGGCGCTGCCACCATGGCCCAAGCGCAGAGCCTGAAGCCCGATTTCAAGACTCAGCTGAAGCTCGGCAAGGAGGCGGCCGCCGAGCTGCGCACCAAGGAAAAGGTGCTCCCGGGCACCGACACCCGTGTGAAGCTACTACGCTCGCTCGGCGAGAAGCTCATTCGCACCATCCCTGACGCGGAGTGGAAGTCGCGCCCCTACGAATTCAGCTTCGATGTGATCGAAAGTAAGGAAGTCAACGCGTTCTGCTTGCCGGGCGGACCGGTCTTTTTCTACACCGGCCTGCTCGATAAAATGAGCACCGTGGACCAGCTGGTCGGCGTGCTCGGCCACGAAGTCGGCCACGCGCGGATGGAGCACTGGGCTCGCCAAGTGGAGGATTCCAATAAGAAGGGTCTCCTGTTCGGCATCGCCAGCGAGATTTTCAACATCGGCAAAACCGGCCAAGACCTCGCCTCGCTCGCATTAGGTGTGGACCAACTGAAGTACGGCCGTAAGAACGAAAATCAAGCCGACGTCGAGGGGTTCAACTCGGTGGTGGCCATGGGCTACAACCCGCAAGGCATGGTGGACGTGTTCCGCATGTTCGAGGCGATGAAGAAAGGCAACAACAGCCCGGAATGGCTGAGCAGCCACCCCGACGACAAGAAGCGGATTCAGCGGCTGGAAGACATGACCAAGAAATCCAAGCGCACCTTCCCGGCGCAGCAACGCCTACCCTGGCTGAAGTAGCTCGTTCGCCACAGCCTGCCACAGCGCCGGATTGACCTCCGGCGCGATGAGGTGCAAAATCGTGCGGGTCTGCGCGTGGTAGCGGATCAGTTTGTCGGCGCTCTTTATCGCATTGGCGATTTTCACATTGCTCAGGCGATCGGCCAGTTTGATCGTCTGCGCCTCATCGGACATCTCCTCGATGTCGCGGAGCAGCATGTAGGACCGGAGTTCCCAGACTTCCGCCTTGGTCATATCCTCAAGTTCTTCGGCGGTCGGCTCGTCGCGAGTGAGTTCTTTGACGAGCGCCGCGATCTCGGGGCCGAACTGCTCGGCGATGGTCTCGGGGGAAATGTTGCCGTGCTCCACGGTGTCGTGCAGAAAGGCGGCGGCCAGCATCGTCGGGTCGGTGATTCCGCCGATGTGCTGGAGGTTCAGCACCACCTCGCTCGGATGGACCACGTAGGGCAGCGGCGGCTCGTGGTCGGTCCATTGCCCGGCGTGAGCCTCGGTCATCAGTTGCGCGGCGCGGGCGAGCATCTCCATATGTCGCATTATGGGCCCCATAATAATGGGAATGGGCATGGTGCTGGCGGCGGCGGATATCGGAAGCAATACGGTGCACCTGCTTGTCGCCGATGTGAACGGCTCGGTTCAGCGACGGCTCGCCAACGAAAGCGAATGGCTTTCGCTGGGTGAAGTAGTAAGCCGCGAGCGACGGATTCCGGACACCGACGCGGACCGATTGGTGGGCGTGCTCGCCCGCTACAAGGCAATATGCACCACCTTTAAGGCGCAAAAGCTATACGTTTTTGCCACCGAAGCCATGCGCGTGGCGGAAAACCACGACGCCGTTCTGCAGCGGATCAAGAAAGAAGTGGGCGTGACCGTGGACCTCATTCCCAGCCATCGCGAGGCCGAGCTGAGCTGGCGCGGCACGCAGCTGGATTGCAGTACGCCGGAGCCGGCGGCTCTCGTCGAAATCGGGGGCGGGAGCGTGCAGGTCGCGGTGGTGCAGCGCGGGGCGCTCACTCATCAAGTCTCGCTGCCGCTCGGCACGGGGCGACTGATCGAGCAAACCGGCCTGGTTTACCCTTGCCCGCCGGACCGCTTGGATCGCCTTGGCCGGCTGATTGATGCCGAACTGATGCGAGTTGCGGACTTCCCGCGGGTCAACAGCATGGTGGTCTCGGGCGGGGTCGGGCGCGGCATTTGGCGGGCATTGCACCCGGATGGGCTGCGCGACATCGTGCTGCCGGA
Coding sequences:
- a CDS encoding CapA family protein, which gives rise to MLIAAAIALAPPTWTLVVGGDLMLNAITPKSKPMAGVAQLFRTADVAYANLEIPLTDAKTVTPRKSAADLKAKRQFVLKADPGHVSTLTSMGLDLVSLANNHAMDYGAKGLNQMLGLLDKAGIAHSGAGANVVAANEVAVFRNRYGIRVGMLSYLCFVGAGALNTCGPASAKTPGIATLNYGGALDEKNLKDLTNRILAARKRCDVLIVAPHWGDERARLPKDWQLRLGRAMIAAGADAVVGAHPHVLQGSEIVGGQPIHYSLGNLISPRPANTGVYRLTFSGKKYVKTERLTYTIAGGVIKRRKGKDAASAAKDLAELDKILARRTAQLFPRR
- a CDS encoding ROK family protein, giving the protein MRTVVGVDLGGTNVRAQVLDEAGNPQGERQEIPSRAQEGTEAIIEALNEVIEQAINDTDTTPERVGLAIPGFVDDVSGMVFWAPNFGHYEGSVFKYWKDVPVGAMLRERLSIPVCMGNDANLAALGEYRFGSGENRAKCLVMLTLGTGVGGGIVMGPGSVQGDARGPIVLLGGNKGGAECGHLSLNPSGLDCPAGSYGSLEAYCQRDSIIRRAQHRLNRGRDSVLHQLTGGDLNLVSPSLISKACEAGDELAIEVFEEVGTFLGQGIGSFINIFAPDVVAVGGQIAKAGEFILGPARRAARNVAIPNLFDFATIVQAKEIDDAGILGAAALALI
- a CDS encoding winged helix DNA-binding protein — its product is MAGQEILARIAILHDAQSSAIEPKLRARGYRWATFQLLTTLYGHARGLVQAEVARRLAITPPTLTEAIQLHLRLGLIEQVDDRRDRRSKRVLLTPAGKAAVKLMVRDIGAIEEQMLKGITETELSVVARVLDQMLTNLEGGDA
- a CDS encoding metalloregulator ArsR/SmtB family transcription factor, which translates into the protein MPDFIQDMLEPSRRILLCELLDGARTVTQLVDATGMKQPNVSNHLAKLRERDIVQSSKIGRQVYYSLQGYDIEVVVRNLMIRQEEPPVVPDDEVALKIARAATAGDDESAARLIDQYMRAHRDVIKAYEDIFGAAFYYIGKWFEVQAIDVAQEHLATAILERLMSRVMHYAAVPPATGPKAILACVPENYHTIGLRMLSDCLRLHGWHTFYLGANVPLASLTTRVAEVQPDLLLLSVTTGEQLPALSEVVDALVRERARLELTTRIGVGGQGTRLPEASEVLKRVDFTANTLGEFNQLVPTLA
- a CDS encoding type II secretion system protein, coding for MKRRKSQAFTLVETMVASSLGVLVVFGTVSTLVMGMYGWSKGQGAIDSNVDGQKSIRVISSELKEAMEVTLDANGLGLNYKLPLKDGTGLYVQPMTWDGVTRRVQYRVVSTVGRIEYGPSASMRTLATNVSNINPSSGNSYQIFTAGDGTVIRELKMRLTTDNAGRNSERQKTLTAETFFLRNIPVTTR
- a CDS encoding prepilin-type N-terminal cleavage/methylation domain-containing protein, with translation MKNIKKNKGFTLIEIMIVVMIIGILLAIAVPNFVRARDTSRASTCVANLKQIDSAKEQYAMENRLGSGATVTQANIVPNYIRTMPACPSGGTYGIATVGSNPTCTYSTSDARHALP
- a CDS encoding M48 family metalloprotease, yielding MRRIRNFAVATTLVGAATMAQAQSLKPDFKTQLKLGKEAAAELRTKEKVLPGTDTRVKLLRSLGEKLIRTIPDAEWKSRPYEFSFDVIESKEVNAFCLPGGPVFFYTGLLDKMSTVDQLVGVLGHEVGHARMEHWARQVEDSNKKGLLFGIASEIFNIGKTGQDLASLALGVDQLKYGRKNENQADVEGFNSVVAMGYNPQGMVDVFRMFEAMKKGNNSPEWLSSHPDDKKRIQRLEDMTKKSKRTFPAQQRLPWLK
- a CDS encoding bifunctional (p)ppGpp synthetase/guanosine-3',5'-bis(diphosphate) 3'-pyrophosphohydrolase translates to MEMLARAAQLMTEAHAGQWTDHEPPLPYVVHPSEVVLNLQHIGGITDPTMLAAAFLHDTVEHGNISPETIAEQFGPEIAALVKELTRDEPTAEELEDMTKAEVWELRSYMLLRDIEEMSDEAQTIKLADRLSNVKIANAIKSADKLIRYHAQTRTILHLIAPEVNPALWQAVANELLQPG